Part of the bacterium genome is shown below.
GCTGCCGGGCCGTGCCATCCGCAAGATTTCGCGCATCGTCGAAACCTGCGAGCTGGAAGGCGTGGAAACCGACATCGTGCCCGACTTCTTCAAATTCATTCAGCCGCGCACCAAAGTGCATGACTTCGCCGGCCTGCCGCTGGTGAGCGTGCGCTTCACGCCGGTGGATTCCTGGAAATATCGCATCGCCAAACGCCTGTTTGACGCGGTGTTTGCCGGCCTGGCGCTGCTGGTGTTCGCGCCGTTGATGCTGTTGCTCGCGCTTGCCGTGAAGCTGACCTCACCCGGCCCGGTGTTCTTCAAGCAGGAGCGCATCGGCATCAACCGCCGGCCGTTTTACATGCTCAAATTCCGCTCGATGAAAGCGGGCGCGGAGACGATCGATCACGAAATCGGCCTGGGGCTGCGCAACGATCCGCGCGTCACCCGCCTGGGAAGGTTTCTGCGGGAATGGAGCCTGGATGAGCTGCCCCAGTTTTGGAATGTGCTCATGGGCGACATGAGCGTGGTCGGACCGCGGCCGGAGCGGACCTACCAGGTGCGCCAGTTGAAAACCATGGTGCCGAATTACATGATCCGCCACCAGGTCAGGACCGGCATGACCGGCTGGGCGCAAGTCAACGGCTGGCGCGGCGATACCTCGATCGACCGGCGCATCGAGCATGATCTGTATTACATCGAAAACTGGTCGCTCAGCCTTGATCTCAAGATCATCCTGCTGACTTTGTTCGGCGGTGTCATCAGCAAGAAAGCGCGCGCACTGTGAGGCCGGCCGCCGGAAAGCGAAGATTCATGACCGGCAACTTTCACGTTGCTCAGGAACGGCACCTCCTGCCATGCGAGGATTGATTGAGAAGGAATAACGACAAACAACCGCCGAGCGTCACGCTGGTCAGCGAGCAATATGCGCCGGATCTGTCTTCCACCGCGCAGTTGTTCGAAGAGCTGATGATCGAGCTGCAGCAGCAGGGCGTGGCCGTGCGGGTGTGCACGCTCACCCCCGGCTATCACGGTTACGTCAAAGAGGGCAAAGTCCCGCTGCGCGAAGTGCGCCACGGCGTGACGGTGCGCCGGCTGCCGCGCCTGCCGTTCCGCCGCAGCAACCGCGTGGGCGAGGCCCTCAACTGGGTGTGGGGCACGTTTGCGCTGGCGCTGCTGGCCTGGCGCACGCCACGGCAGGCACCGCTTCTGATCAGCACTAATCCGCCCATGGCGCATGTTGTGGGCGCGTTCCTGAAGATCATGCGAGGGCAGCGTTTCATTGCGCTGTTTTATGATTTGCATCCGGAATTGTCCTGCGCGGTGGGCCTGTTGCGGGAAGGCAGTTTGCTCGACCGGCTGTGGCGCCGGATCAATCGTTGGGCGTTGCGCCACACCGACGTGGCGGTGGCCATCGGCGCGTACATGGAGCGGGTGATCAAAGGCCGTTATGCCGCTGCCGCCACCTCCATCATTCACAATTGGTGCGACCCGCGCGTGGTGCGCTGCCTGCCCAAGGAGGCGAGCCTATTTGCCCGCGAGCATGGCCTGCTCGATCAGTTCGTGGTCCTGTTCTCCGGCAACCTGGGCTGGCGCCAACGCCTCGAAATCCTGATCGAAGTCGCCGCGTTGCTCACCAACCTGCCGATTCGATTCGTGTTCATCGGCGAGGGCGTGAAAAAGCCCAAACTGCAGGAAATGGTACAAGCGCGCGGCTTGAACAACGTTTTGTTCTTTCCCTACCAGCCGCGGCATTTGATGGAACACTCGCTCGCGGCCGCGGATTTGGCGGTGGTCTCGCATGAGCGCGAGGCCATCGGGTTTGGCGTGCCGAGCAAGATCTACACCTACCTGGCCGCCGGCCGCGCCATTCTGGGGCTGGCGAGCAAGCCTTGTGAGCTGATCGACATGGTGCGCGAATGCCAGTGCGGTTGGGTGTTTGATGAAGATCACGACCGCGACGCGATCGCGGCTTTGCTCCAGCAACTGCTGCAGGCGCCGCCGCTCAGCCGGCATGCGGGCCAGCGCGCGCGCCAGCATTTCGAGCGCCACTTTACGCTGCCGCTGGTGGCGCGCCAATACCAGGAGTTGATCCGGCAGCAATGCCAGGCGGGACCGGCGCCCGCGCTGCTGGAGAGAATATTCCGCCTGCCGCGGCGCCGGCGGCGCGCGGCGGATGAAAAAAACACAACCAGAGAACACCGAACCAGGGCTGCTCAGCACGAAACTGCTCAATTCATGTGAAATGACACGGTAACGGCTCCGCCGTTGCGGTTCAATCGCTGGCCCGGTAAATTGTCCCAGGTCAACTGCAGCGCTTTTGCCATGTCACAACAACGTCGTCGTCTGCTCGAGCTCGCGATCGCCTGCTGCGATCTGCTCGTCACTACCTTTTCGTTCTATGTCGCCTTTTGGCTGCGCTTTGAAAGCGGCTATTGGCCGCACGGCGGCCCGGAGATCGATCAGTACCTGATCATTCT
Proteins encoded:
- a CDS encoding glycosyltransferase family 4 protein — translated: MRRNNDKQPPSVTLVSEQYAPDLSSTAQLFEELMIELQQQGVAVRVCTLTPGYHGYVKEGKVPLREVRHGVTVRRLPRLPFRRSNRVGEALNWVWGTFALALLAWRTPRQAPLLISTNPPMAHVVGAFLKIMRGQRFIALFYDLHPELSCAVGLLREGSLLDRLWRRINRWALRHTDVAVAIGAYMERVIKGRYAAAATSIIHNWCDPRVVRCLPKEASLFAREHGLLDQFVVLFSGNLGWRQRLEILIEVAALLTNLPIRFVFIGEGVKKPKLQEMVQARGLNNVLFFPYQPRHLMEHSLAAADLAVVSHEREAIGFGVPSKIYTYLAAGRAILGLASKPCELIDMVRECQCGWVFDEDHDRDAIAALLQQLLQAPPLSRHAGQRARQHFERHFTLPLVARQYQELIRQQCQAGPAPALLERIFRLPRRRRRAADEKNTTREHRTRAAQHETAQFM
- a CDS encoding undecaprenyl-phosphate glucose phosphotransferase, translated to MVDSANSSLLNTIVFAMSKKHNRYWEITGAVIDLGTTALAFYAAFWLRFQAGFLPHANPDPGDYLIMLGGILPLWLGLFSFFGLYDFRRLTHLYADLRPLLYSIAAGVVFISAFTFFYREFTFSRLIFVLFGALNFLLTLSGRVLLRLSLRQAHRHGYHLRHVLIVGAGELGLRVAEQAKRHPELGYRVVGFCDDFETNGIYKKEYGLEVLGRTANLNEIIEKYRIDKVIVALPGRAIRKISRIVETCELEGVETDIVPDFFKFIQPRTKVHDFAGLPLVSVRFTPVDSWKYRIAKRLFDAVFAGLALLVFAPLMLLLALAVKLTSPGPVFFKQERIGINRRPFYMLKFRSMKAGAETIDHEIGLGLRNDPRVTRLGRFLREWSLDELPQFWNVLMGDMSVVGPRPERTYQVRQLKTMVPNYMIRHQVRTGMTGWAQVNGWRGDTSIDRRIEHDLYYIENWSLSLDLKIILLTLFGGVISKKARAL